GCCTTGGCCGTGCTGGCGCGGGCGTTGGATCTGGGTCCCATCGCAATGGCGGCTGCACTCGTGGTGTTCCTCGCACAGCAAAGCCTGCTTGGCCGCGAATGGCTGTTTTTGACCATCGAAGCCAAGGTCTTTGCCTATGCCTGTGCGATGGGCGCGATCGCTCTGGGCGTACGCGGCCGATGGAAGGCGGCCATTGTCGTCTCGGCCATTGGCACAGTCTTTCATTTTCTGGTCGGAGGGTTCTGGGGCGCTGCCATTCTCCTTTTTCATGCCCTGTCCTTGCGCGACTGGCGTCAAACCCTGTCGCTCCTTGGCCTGTTTGTTGTCCTGATTTCGCCAATGGTTGCGCTTGTAGCTTTTGAGCGGCTTGGCGCTGTTGTCGACCCAACCGGCCTCGATCTCAGCCTCACCGAAATCTACAGTGAATATCGAAACCCGCATCATGTCAGCCCGTTTGCAGGCGGTGCAGTCGGTTTCGTATTGGGGTGGCTCCCTGGCCTGATTGTGCATGCGGCCCTTGCGGCTGCAATCTTCTTCATGCGCAAGGACTTCGGTCGTTATGCCGCTTTCGCGCTTTGGGTCGCCGGGCTGAATGTGTACATCGTCTTTGCTGTCTTGGTCGCATTCCTGGACCAAAACACCCATCTGTTCGCGCCGTTTTACATTTTCCGTCCTTCAGGGCTTATCTTTTTGCTGTCTCTCCTGCTGATCGTGAAGCGGGTCTTCCTGGCTATCCGGCTGGAAACATACCGGCGTATCCGCTTGCCGATATTCCTGGTTGCCGTAGCGTTGGTCCTGCCTGATATCACGCGCAATGCCCTGCGGCTGGCTGTTTCGGGACCGATCGGTCAGCGATTGGAGGCCTC
This portion of the Hoeflea prorocentri genome encodes:
- a CDS encoding DUF6798 domain-containing protein; protein product: MNMASGSGAGSGLTVFVVCAFVLAAAMLPSQWSGNEIHYFDLALRQVRPDLFGADHSVFDSSNARFLSFWIIGTLIDALGFEYTKILLGFLGIGLYAFALAVLARALDLGPIAMAAALVVFLAQQSLLGREWLFLTIEAKVFAYACAMGAIALGVRGRWKAAIVVSAIGTVFHFLVGGFWGAAILLFHALSLRDWRQTLSLLGLFVVLISPMVALVAFERLGAVVDPTGLDLSLTEIYSEYRNPHHVSPFAGGAVGFVLGWLPGLIVHAALAAAIFFMRKDFGRYAAFALWVAGLNVYIVFAVLVAFLDQNTHLFAPFYIFRPSGLIFLLSLLLIVKRVFLAIRLETYRRIRLPIFLVAVALVLPDITRNALRLAVSGPIGQRLEASLRGAERDAFEWLRENTASEDVVLIQPPMGDGNVHQEQQPFPAALERLTPAAYYVNFKFVPTAPADLAEWYRRVKHRRAIFDGDCDMLRVVAPDILIVRRSAASPPLQDCAEPVYDNERYVFLRPI